The DNA region TGATATTATCTTTATTTCATTGTTTGTTGCTAAAGACATATCGCTTTTTACTTTTTCTACTAAATCATCTTTTTTTGGATAGAAGTTCATAAAATAAAAATGACCGTCTTTATTTGTTTTGTGGCTTAATCCATTATCAAGCATAGTGTATGCTGATATAAATATTGGTATACCGTTTATATTTGTTATTATAGGAGAGATATACGGTGAGTTTGTTGAGCCTCCTAATGTGAGTATGTTATTTTGATGAAGCATAGATACTGTTTCTGTTTCTGCTTTAGCTCCTTGGTCATATGCATGATTATTTGCTATAGAAAAAGTGTTAAAATAATTAAAGAAATATTCTAAATATTCTTTAGAGCCGTTAAACTCTGGATAAGGCATAGGAGGTTTATTAGTATTTACTACAAACTCTAAATTTGCAAATACAATATCTCCTTGAAAATAATCTTTTAAATCTATTAGTATATCATTACCTTCAAAAGCTTCTACAACTTTTGGGTGAGTCATAATGTCGCCTGTAAAAACTAATTTAGCTCTTCTTATAGTTTCTTTGTTATTCTTTTTGTTTTCTTTAGATTCGCATGAAAAAAGAAACATCAATATAAATAATATACTAATAATTTTTTTCATCTATTCTTCGTCCTTTTCTATATTATTTTCTGCATTAACTTCAGTATTGTTTATATTATTTACATCGGATATTCTAATGCTATTTATAGGAGTAAATTCCATCTCTATTATTCTTCTGTCTTCAACTTTCATTATCCTTACTCTATAATCATTCAATATAAGCCTTTCATTTACATCAGGTATATGGTCTAATTTATCTAATACATATCCTGCTATAGTTTGATATTCTTCATGTTCTATATTTAAGTTTAATACTTCATTTACATCTTCAATTGATGCTGTTCCATTTACTATAATTCTTTTTCCTTTTAACTTTATTAAATCCTTCTCTTTCTTATCGCTCTCATCTTCAATATCTCCCATAATCTCTTCAACAATGTCCTCCATAGTAACAAGTCCAGAAGTTCCGCCGTATTCATCTATTGTAATAGCCATCTGCAATTTTCTTTTTTGCATATCGCTAAATAAACTGCTAATAGTTTTAGTTTCAGGTACAAAATATGGAAGCATAATATAATCTATTGCTTTCTTTTTCATTTTGCTTGCTTTGCCGTTATTTTTTATGTAATCTTTAAATAAAGCCCTTGTGTGAAATATTCCTATAATGTGGTCAATAGTCTCTTCATAAACAGGAAATCTTGAAAGACCAGTGTCTACTGTTAAACGCATAATTTCGTTAATATCTGTATCAGCCTCTATACATACCATATCCACACGTGGAGTCATTATCTCTTCTACTGTTTTGTTTCTAAAATCCATTACTCCAGTAAGTAAATCATGTGTATAGCCTTTAATAATTCCAGCTTTATGTCCCAAATTAATTATTGTTGTTATGTCTTCTATACTTGATAATGCACTCTTTTTTTCTTTATTTCTTAATTTCTTCGGTACAAAATAATTCATTAAAAATGTAGTTATTTTATCCATTATAAAAGTAATAGGAGTAAATATAAAATAAAAAACTTTCATAAAATAGAGTAGGGAAGGTATAAGTTTTTCTGCATTTACTCTCATTATAACTTTTGGAAGTATCTCACCAAATATAATAATAAGTATTGTAATTAAAGTTGTTGATATAGTAACCATTACGCTTCCGGATATATGAGGCAGAGCATCGGCTAATCTTATAGCAAATACAGTTATTATTGAGCTTGCTGTAATATTAACTATGTTATTTCCTACAAGAAGAGTGGGTATCATAGAATTACTTTTACCCCAATATTTTGTATCATCTTCTTTAATTTTGTTTTCTCTCACAAGACGCATTAATGTTACTTCGTCTATGCTGGTGTATGCTGTTTCGCTTCCAGAAAAAAGTCCTGATAGCATTATTAATATTAATATGCTAAATATTTCAAATAAATAAATTAATATAACTTCCATAATAGTAATAAAAAATTAATGTATCCTTTGTTTTATTTCTTGCATAAAATCATATCCAGGGTCTGTTTTTATTGTAAATCTGTATGTTGGGTCTATTTCTCTAAAAAGATGATAATGAGGTGAATTGGTATCTCTATATTCATAATGCCCTATGACATATTTTATGCTTTTATAATGATTTTTTAAATATTTAATTAGTTTGATATTTGCATTAAGCTGTTCTTTTGTAAGTTTACCAGCAAAACCTATATTTTCTATGCTTATTGCCGTATAATTTAGACCTATAGTGTGTCTTGCCATATATTCTAAAGGAGTGCTTGCGTATATAGTGCCGTTTGTATCAACTAAAAAATGAGTGCCTACATTAACATCTCCGCCTGAATCTATATCTTTTCTTCCTACAAGAAAATCATTTTGAAAAACATTTAGAGCTATTTGCAAATTTCTTGTTTCTGTAGAATGCACAACTATTATTTGCGGATTGACCAAACTATAATTTGGATAACCATAATGTTTTTTACTGTATTCAGACATCAAACTTAGTTTTAATGTGCTTGGATATATTTTATATATATTGTGTATTTCTATAGTACTATTTTCTTTATTAGATATAATATTTTTATTACTACTACATGATATTAGAGTTATAAAAAAGAATAATATAACAATATTTTTCATACAGCAATTATATAATAATTAAGCATCCATAGCTATATTAACGCTAACGAAGCCAATATTAGATTGAAAAGGTATTATAATAGTTTGTAAGTTTTTCGGGATAATTTGAATTTCTTTACCATAATAAAGTATAGGAGGAGTGATATCGCAGCTTATACCTTCTTCAGATAATTTAGTAATAGCAAGTCCGCTTATAGTGTTACCCATTTCGTTTATAACACTTCTCATCATATCTTCAAACTCATCTTCAGAGTCATAATCGCTGCGTTTTTTATCTGTAAGACTTTCTGTTAGAAGCTGAGAAAAATTTTCAGGGAATTCATATAAAACTTGACCATTAACATCGCCAACTATTCCTATAGCAACACCATAACCTGAAAATAATTTACGTCCTTGTCCTTTTACTAAAGTGCCTTTTTCCATAGGGATACCAGCCATTTCTTTAAATATAGAAACTAGAGATACTATGAAAGGATTTATAAATCTTACATCCATAAATTTTATAGGAGTAGTAGCCATATAATTTTCCTCTTAAACATCAAATATTAATCACAATACCTTTAGTATAGCATATATATATCTTTATTTCAATAACTTTTTTAATGCTATATAATTTTGAAGTATGTACTTATAATATAATAAAAAAATAAAACTTTTATTAATAAAAATACATAATTATTGATTTTTGTTTTTATTTTGGTATAATGCTTGTCAAATAAAATCAAAGTAAGTTAAAGTAAATTAAAGGAAAATATTGGTGAAAAAAGTTATTATTTCAATTATATTGATTAGTTTAATGGTTTCTTGCAAGAGTGTTAATAATAATATAGCTAATAATGCTGTTAAAGAAATAGAAGATAAAATTACATTAAAAGATAGGGTTGGGTTATATAAGTCTAAAAGTCCATATTTTGTTTTGAATATTGATTTAAAAAATAATGGTTATGCCTATGTAACTTTGAAGGGTTGGATGGTTTATAATGGAATGATTAAAGTAGGAGAGCCTGATTCTGAAGATAAAATATTTAAATTACAAGTTGATAATATTACATATATAATATTAGAGTTTAATAATAAAAATTTAGATGATGCTAAGGCTTCAATATTCTTGAAAGATGTTTTACAGCAGGCAATGAATTTAAATAAAGCATAATTTTTTATTTTGCTTTATCGTTATTTTTATTAATTAAATTCGAAAGCTCCATTATTGAAAACATTGATATTAACCTTAAAGAAAA from Brachyspira pilosicoli P43/6/78 includes:
- a CDS encoding hemolysin family protein; translation: MEVILIYLFEIFSILILIMLSGLFSGSETAYTSIDEVTLMRLVRENKIKEDDTKYWGKSNSMIPTLLVGNNIVNITASSIITVFAIRLADALPHISGSVMVTISTTLITILIIIFGEILPKVIMRVNAEKLIPSLLYFMKVFYFIFTPITFIMDKITTFLMNYFVPKKLRNKEKKSALSSIEDITTIINLGHKAGIIKGYTHDLLTGVMDFRNKTVEEIMTPRVDMVCIEADTDINEIMRLTVDTGLSRFPVYEETIDHIIGIFHTRALFKDYIKNNGKASKMKKKAIDYIMLPYFVPETKTISSLFSDMQKRKLQMAITIDEYGGTSGLVTMEDIVEEIMGDIEDESDKKEKDLIKLKGKRIIVNGTASIEDVNEVLNLNIEHEEYQTIAGYVLDKLDHIPDVNERLILNDYRVRIMKVEDRRIIEMEFTPINSIRISDVNNINNTEVNAENNIEKDEE
- a CDS encoding CapA family protein translates to MKKIISILFILMFLFSCESKENKKNNKETIRRAKLVFTGDIMTHPKVVEAFEGNDILIDLKDYFQGDIVFANLEFVVNTNKPPMPYPEFNGSKEYLEYFFNYFNTFSIANNHAYDQGAKAETETVSMLHQNNILTLGGSTNSPYISPIITNINGIPIFISAYTMLDNGLSHKTNKDGHFYFMNFYPKKDDLVEKVKSDMSLATNNEIKIISLHFGYEYTIAPEDTTIETARALIENGVDIIIGHHPHVPRPAEVYNGTNNSGIIIYSLGNFIANHKGRYPYLDIGTILSLEINENREISFSYVPTYYAFFRDNGFEFVMKPIKENPSINMPTLSSNYVYSAYDTNAIKSGYQLINSFYSPLTNENVKDIFVLDKNIENNIMAKN
- a CDS encoding chemotaxis protein CheX; the protein is MATTPIKFMDVRFINPFIVSLVSIFKEMAGIPMEKGTLVKGQGRKLFSGYGVAIGIVGDVNGQVLYEFPENFSQLLTESLTDKKRSDYDSEDEFEDMMRSVINEMGNTISGLAITKLSEEGISCDITPPILYYGKEIQIIPKNLQTIIIPFQSNIGFVSVNIAMDA
- a CDS encoding peptidoglycan recognition protein family protein, with the protein product MKNIVILFFFITLISCSSNKNIISNKENSTIEIHNIYKIYPSTLKLSLMSEYSKKHYGYPNYSLVNPQIIVVHSTETRNLQIALNVFQNDFLVGRKDIDSGGDVNVGTHFLVDTNGTIYASTPLEYMARHTIGLNYTAISIENIGFAGKLTKEQLNANIKLIKYLKNHYKSIKYVIGHYEYRDTNSPHYHLFREIDPTYRFTIKTDPGYDFMQEIKQRIH